The DNA sequence GTGTTCAGCTGGTTAAATCATAACCAGCAGTGTGCCTTTCCACATTTTGGTGGATGAGACATCTGCCTTAAGCCATCAAAGATAAGAAAGAACACATTTGACACTCGGGTTGTGATTGAGACACGCAAACAAACACCATGCAAGCAAGTTATAGGAGCACCGACACCAGACCAAACTGCAGGGCAATACCAACCTTTTTCTACATGAACACAATACAGACATACACCACAAACACAAAGAGTAAAATAAGTGTCTGTACACTGTGTGAGGGGTCTATGGACATGTCTCAGTGGATGAATATTATGTACTGCTTGATAAGAAGCAAGAAGGGCTGTAGACGTACCTCTTTGAAGCCTCTGTTCTTGATGCTTAACTTCTTAGCATTGACAAAGTCAAAGAGTTTCCCATATTCCTCCCTGAAGAAGAAGGTGGAGGCAGATTAAACAGAGAATAAAAACTCTGTTAGTGAGTAAAAGCatgttcacaccaagaatggTAACTATATGTGGCCTTGGACCCTCAGATTTCCAgcttttcaaatagttgtgtTTTGGCCTATTGTAATAAACCGTACATTAATGGAAAGCTTTTTTGGGAGTTGTGtaccatttttacaaatgcagtgcaaaagtgtatttttttttttacctgtcaTTGTTTAATCACCCTCATATCTTTTCAAACCTTTAAGACTTACTTTCTTCAGCAGAACACActatgtcttttttattttaatatttatattacttttatattcttatatatttttaaagaattctaatttgttttttgtatttttccatttttttattttatttttttgtattttttccattgTCTACACAATGGAATTCATTTGGGGTCCAATTTTGTTTGGACAAAATTGGCAAAAACAGAGAgtcataaatgtttgaaatgtcatgagaatgagtaaataaaagtaTCCCTTTTAGTTTTGCAGAAAGTGTTGTTTCTCACACATTAGTATGATGTAATTAACTGATGCCTTGGTGTGTTGACTCAGTCATAATGTGTGTTAAATTGAAAATACTTTAATGTGCATAAagtagcttttttttcctcttaacaTCTAATGTAGAAAGGGTCAGGTCACTAAAAGAGACGGGCACTTTTACTCCAGagtaacaaataaaatcacCACAAAGAGGCTGCCCAGACCTTCTAAGGCAGATGTGGTAAGTGATCAAAGGCATAATGGCAGGAAGTGCCTTAAACAGGATATGGAAACTGGAATTTACTTGTGTGGTCTAGTTCCCACAAAGCTATGTTCTCAACAACTGGACAAGACTTTGAGCTCATGCGTACCTCTCGATGCTGCTGAAGGTGTACTGATTTCCCTGCTTGGTCTCAATCTCGAAATCAAAGGAGCGGGTTGTGGTGGTTCCACGAGCAAAGTTCACGCAGGCGATCTCCTCAAAGCGTAGGTGCACTGGGGGCTTGTGAACGTAGATGAAACCTCTTTCCAGAGGATACAACAGCCCTGAACTGGCCTTATATGAACATGTTATACACTGAGCTCCTGAGTGACTagagagaaaagacagagagaaacattGGAAGGTGTTTTAACCTCTTAAACAGCACAACTCTAcccaacactgataataacaagaaatattattaccaaattagcatattagatcaacttctgaagaatcatgtgacactgaagattagagaaatgatgctgaaaattcacagggataaattatatttaaaagtatattcaaaaataattattttatattctaatagTCTTTCATAATACTGtgcttttattgtaattttaataaaaaaaatgcagcctttttaaacataagaaacttttaaaaactgaaatattaaatagaattgACCCAAAACGTTTAAACAGCAGTGCATCTaaatattttgttcaaattactgttaaaaaaataaatcaggaaGATTTGATGCTATGCACTGTATCAGACATTAAGGACAACATCAgggtatatattgtatttaagtatttttatgatctttaataaaataatagtaacaaaatgtaaaggtagatatatattgttttgtttaaaatagttaaGGTAATATAGACTTTTAACTTAGcaattgttgatgtttttttaatcaaattttctttcactgaaacatttttagtgtttaCCCTTGGAAATTTCCAGGCACTGTGATCTTTCTGTTGACCAGGGCCTTCATGACTCTGCTAACCATCTCATAGAGAGAGCCAGACATGTTTTTATGAAGTTTCCCCTCAAAACGCCTCTCCACCTCATCCCTGCAAAcataagagagaaaaacagtatTGCTGGATGGaaacacattttgaagaatgagtGTAAATAATGGTGTAAGTTTGAGTGACATATCCCAGATCCCAGCTCCAAGGTGGCTATCCCTGCGATAATTGTACTGTAACTTGCATCTGTCAAATGACTTCCTGCTCTAAATTAGTTTCATCAGCTTCGTTGAAGTAAATGAAAGCTACCTTTCTCCTTTTAGTCTGATGAGCAAATGTGAAGAGTTTAATTCTGACATCCTTCAGTGTCACTCTCACTTACTCGTTCATGTTGAGAGTAAGGTTGATATCCTCTTCTTTTGAAAACAGGAGAATGAGAAAATGATAGCGGGTTTGACCTTGTTTAATAGGTGGGTCCAGACTGATCTGAAACAGACAAAAGTTTGCAGTTATTAAAGGTGACATATCATGAAAATCAAATTTTTCCAGGTGctttttttaagtgctttaaTCAGGTCCCCAGTGTATCTACCaaccaaaacatgaaaaagagtAAGCCTGTAACTGTGCAAGAGTCTGAAAAACCGAGCGTGTCTGATCTCGCTCCGCTTGTGATGTTGCAAAGGCATCTCATTCTAATATTACCGCCCCTTAATCTGTAAAATTACACCTGCTGCGCTGTCTTTTTGATTAAACAGGCAACAACGGTGTACCAGTTCTAATACAATGGCAAAGATTTGAGCAAAACAGTAGTAGCAAACTGCATTCTGTAATCGTACTGTACTGTTGTCAGCACCCAATGGGACTGCACGCATGCTCTACAATAGTTTACTTGCAGCATTCCGGCGCCATCTTGTGGCTACGTCGAAAACGAGTTTGTAGTCTGTACTGCGCATGCGCAAACGCTTTGACAGAGCCTATGTGGCTCACTATCTTCTGAACTGTCACAGGCGGGTAATTTTTCCTGTGCTGGTTTCTCTTCTGGTGCACTACTCTGACTTTCTGATGCATGTACATGCAGTCTCTGTTACTAGAAATGCAAAAGCTGGGTGGGTGAGCTGTAGCTTGCGCAAAGATCTGCCGAGGAGGGGCACAGTCTGCGTCTTCCTTGGCATACAGTGCTGCAAGGCCTTGTCATCCCTTTTCTTCTTCTCACATCCTCTGCATCCATGTCAGCACTGAGCCAAAAATGCCTTTTGCGATGACAGGTGCATCTACAATGGCTCGCTTCTCTATGTCAGAAAGATTAGCCAAATTAAGCCGGCGTCCTCTCTGCTGAATGACCATTGTGGCCATGGCCTTGCCCACACCCTCAACGGCACATCTCTGAAGATGGAGCGAGAGATCTGTGACGATTACTTGGTGTGACAGATACCTTTAATCAAGCTCTGGTTGGTATGAGGTCAATAGAGAGATGGCGTTCATGGCCCGGACTGAGAGAGCGACTGATTTGTATGCACTCTTCGTCCTGCTTGACTGGAAGCAGTCTGCTTTTTATGGCGATGTTGGGTTTGCTCCTTGGGGGGCATGCGAAGAAGGCATTTTACTAGTAAAAGTAAGTCCTTGCAGGTGACGGAAATCTCTTCAAGAAGCTCTGGAAAGATTGGAAGGAGTTGTCTCCTCCTGCCTCTTCCATGGATCCTGCCAAATGAGGGGTTGTGCTGGTTGCACAGGGGGTAGAAAAGGGGAATCCTCAAAATCGACCTCCTCATCAGAGAGGAAGGAGATTGTCCCTCTTCCTTACAATCAAACGTGCCCTCCTTCTCCTTGTCCATGCTGAGAACACTGGCCAGAGGGGCACATATTCCCAGTTGTTCACCCCATGATAGAGCTGCAGAGATGGGCAGCTCTACAAGAATGGATACCTGGGGAGTAGGAAACAGGAGCTGGACTAGCTGATATGAGGGGATCCTGGCCAGTCAGGCTAGCGGAGGAAGTGGTCAGAGAAATACATAGAAGGCAAACACCGAAACGTATGTTTGAAAGAGAACAGATGTTTTTAGAAGGTACGGACTGTAATGGTGCAGATCTATTCTGATAAAGGGGGTGGGGAGCAAAAGCTCACTTGCGTTTAAAGAAACAGacacataaaagtgtttttgcttGCACTCTTAATAGGCTTAATATCTAAATAGTAGGGTACTTTGAGCTGAAACTGAAAGCAGAGATTGTTTCAGGGAATATGTTGCCACACTCACCACAAAGAACATCTGCCGCTGGTCCTTATGAGGCAACAGGAAAAGGCGCAGCACTGTGGTGTATGGGATCTTGTAGTCAAATGTCTTACCATGCAGATGGAGGAATGTTGGATAAATGCGGATGTCGTACCTACAGAGAGCAAAAACCATTACAATTTTGGTGGTTCgcaaaatattgtaataagaaaacaaaatgttgtgATGTTGTGCGTATGTATATGTACCTGCCCCTAGGTGTGAGGCACTGCAACTCTCTGAAGATACACACAGCATCTCCAGTCGCCTGAATGACATCTGCCTTGGACAGAATGTTCTGAGCAAATGCctaaaacagaatttttaaaaaatatttacatctatatttatattcatatcattcatataatatgtaattatattgaatatataaacataacatattttccaaaatatatacatgcatgtttgtgtaattatatatacacacaataaatatacacgcatttattatgttaacaatttattatgtgaataatcatttgacagcactaattaaaaaataaaattaaactaaatgtgcaaataaaataactaagataatattacaataaaaaaatgacaaaagtaataaattatacatcTAACAGTACAGTACTATTAAAAGcaatataactaaataatatttgatgcatttataataaaacaaattcaaatcaaattatggattaaaaagcattttacataaaaaaagaggtACATCTTAATTTTAGAATAAATTTTGCAAGAATTTTAGAAAGAATTTATGTTATGGTTTATGGTTATTACTTTGTAAACTCTGCCACCTGTTGGTCACTGTTAGGTAgtgccgcacacacacacaagcatgtaCGCTTACCTCCACAGGGTCTGAGCCCTCGTCCCCTGTGGTGGGTGGGACATAGAAGCGCACCTCCATGAGGGATACCTCTGAGTCATCATTCTGATGAAACTCCACGGTGACTTCATTCTTTCCCGTCGCACACTGAGACACGCTGGCGAGCGGAATCTCAAACGCAGGACTCTCATTCACCTCAAATGAAAGCAAGGGCCCTGAAAAGCCACAGCCACAAAGTGTTTAATACTTGGAAATGGCAGTGAaagttacattattaaaatgcaaagctATTAACAGTTTTCTATTATTTCTAGTAATTATTATGCagtgatttattatttctaGTGATCAAGCAATACAGTCTTTTTCATCTTCAGTGGCCATTTCTTAGAAATCAGTCTGGCTGAGGGctgatatttattgttttatttaaagattctAATTAATGCATATGTAGCAAGTGCtgtaattaaatgtgtattattctCTACATAATATTtaccaaattaaaaatgaatcactttgaaatgagttaatattaaaaaataataatctgaaatggattaaaaaataaacctgcaaaataaaactatttatactTCTTTCTGTAATCATAAtatctttttcaaataaagaaatcaCTGTCTGCACTTTCAAAGTAACAGTACAGCATAGTTTTAAATCAAGGAAGTTATTACAGTATATGAGGAAGTATTACAGTGTTTGCCTTTCAATTATTACGTTAGTAATAATAGATTAGTAATctatataatagtattttatcaTTACTTTCTGTTATCACTAATAGTTTAGTTCACTTAAGAACCGTTAAacaaagtaaattaataaagattGAGAACTCCAGGACTCCAGAGTGTCTCGCTTAAGTAACACTTattgaatgaaaagaaaaacttgtctgttatttttagattttcagtgTCAAAAACCGAAACTGTAAAAGTTATAATACTGTACCATTCATCCTACAGTGCATAGAAACCTGAATTAAGGTcactataaaaatgttatactgTACACATCTCATAAATGGTGTTGCATCAGGAATGCACTGACCATTAAATTTAGCAGTGCCCCAATTCCAACCCTTCACACACATATCTTTCTCAACCAGCTCCACTTTGTAGTTGGCTTTGAAGTACTCTGAGATCTTCTCAAGGTCCTGTGCATAAAAAGAGGGTggaaaatttaaaaagcaacacAAAAGTGGAGTATGGAGCAAACGCATCAAATTTGTCTCTGCTTTTATTGAACTTTACATCGTGGACTCACTGTGTCTTTAAAGCCATCATATTTGTAGATGTTTCCAGTGCTGGTGCACAGCTTGATGCCATGACCCAGACAGACTCTCCTCCACTGGGCTTGAGAAAGCTCAGGCACCGGAATGCTGTCCACCTTCCCGGTCTTACTATTTTTATACACCACTGTCTGCTTACTGAAGCGAAGACGCCCATCGTTCTGTAGTGAGAGAGATCAGTCAAACATTTTCAAGTATGCCATCTCAGATTAGACATCAGGCTATCGCAGCTTCTACTCACCCAGGAGCCCTTGACCTCCTGATAAATTTCATTGAATTCCAGAGTGTCACTCATGTCAGCCACTCCAGCTCAGACAGAGTGGACCCGTGACGTTCAAAAGCTGCGACAGCAGAGGtgaaatcataaatataaattatacagtattcgcatagattttttttatttcctctgcGTGTGGCTTTATGAATTCGGCAACGTTTCAAGTGTGTTGTCAATGTTAGAAATTTCCTAATTGACATTGAGGCGGCACACTTTCTTCTGCAGGATTTGGATGTCATTAGCTTTGTGCCATAAAATCAGCCTTTCTGAATACCTTGGAAAGGCACTTCCAATGTTTTATCCAAACCTAAGCAAATAAATGGAGCTAGCGAAGCTACCATATTCTGGCATCCAACAGCGGctagtgtttttctgtttttgtgacGAAcgacacattttaaaatgacagtacatttttaacaggACTAGTTTATTTAGAACGCTTTTATGGcatacaaaaagaaatatgtgAGATATTTGAATCAGTATTACTGTTATTCGGCGAGAGGATCAAGGCCGAGTCCCGTGTGCGTAGATTTGCGGAGCGCAGCGCTTATTGTAAAGCGTTCGTCATGACGCCATCACGCTCTGTGCGTAGCCCCGCCCTTCATATCGAGTGTCCGTCTGTTTTGTAAACGATCGTGTCACAAAGCGAAAGTTAAAAGGTTTTATTGATGAAGACTGCTGTCAACATTGGCTAATAATTTATCGTACGACAACATCCTATCAGAATTCAGGTATGCTGTGACTTTCATGTATATGTAAGGGGATGTACGTGCAACTATACAAAAGCTTTAACGTGAGTCCAGTCGGAAGCAGTGTTGTTCGATCGATCGATAAATACAAATggccttttttgtctttttcaagCAGTGTTTTTAActctaaacaaacaataattgTTTGTAGGTTGCTTAGTTACATACGTGAGCATCTTTgactaaatatatacttttttgctttttatactTTATGTTTGCTatgattaaaatacaattgttatgtatacaataaaattattcatgtacaatattacatttacttGATGAATGACCTGAAGATGATTGATTTAGTTTCATTGACTTATCCTCATGATGCCAACCCGTGTGACTTCAATTAactacatcattttttttatactgttgGTTGGAGTTAACTAAAGTGTTTCTGTCCTTTAATTTTAGATATGACACCTAAGCGTGGCCTTATAACCGacacctttaaagttgtaaaGAAGGCAAGAAGAGGGGGCAAGAGAAACAAGTCTCCTTCACCGCCAATAGCAGGTGGGACAGGATGTTTGTGTCTGTGCATATTTCAGTGAAAGCATAGATCTGTAATATGTCATATTCCTAAACTGtgcaaattatttaaagaagCATGCCAATGTAGTGATGCAGGAGCATTTATAACAATGTGATATCTTATCAGAGCCTGAGCCCCCACAACtgagtgaaagagaaaaagatctTCAAGAATTAAGGAAGTTTGATCTGGACTGGAAATTCGGACCATGCACAGGtgcgttattatttttattaaccgAACTCTATGCACAGCTTTATGTTAGTATTTTTTATGGTTCCTGTAGTCTGTAAAGCaataaaattctgaaatgtATTAGCCAAGTTGCTTTGAGCTCTTGaattattttcaagaaaaaaaaatatataacaatagtgtgtgtgcgtgtgtgtgtgtgtgtgtgtgtgtgtgtgtgtgtgtgtgtgtgtgtgcttcaggGATCAGTCGACTGCAGAGATGGGAGAGGGCAGCACTGCATGGGCTGAATCCCCAGCAGGagattaaagacattttactgAAGGAGAGCACTGACCTAGAGTACACACAGAGGTATAACTAACATGCACTTATATACTCTCCATCTCCCTTTTACACATGCAGATACAATCAAAAACCAGCCAAGCCTGCCACTGTAACACTGATTTTCTTGCTCTGTTTCAGTCTCTGGCGTGACTATCCTATCTGAAAAACTGATGGGGAGAAGACAGAAAGATGAGAAAAGGAGCAGTGCTTTTGTAGTGTTTAATGTGTTCTACTATGTTTGCTTTGTTGTTTATTAcactacattttattaaacattttatactcAAAATTTAGTATGACGTCACGGTTTACTCACTTTGCAACTGTTTTATATGCATAACAATATTGATCATACCATatccttttaatgtttttttatttattacacctTATTTGTGTATTCTTTGTCacttaaaacatttgtattacgttttatattttgtaagtaACGTATAAGCTTAAACCACAAAGTGAAGGACCTTATTTATTAACAACATGTCGAAATAagagtaacattttattttagggtctcttatcTAGTtactagcatgcatattactaggaTATTAGCCatatattagtagtaattagGCACATATTAATGGCCTTTTTCTACATCTCTAATTATACATAATACCTAAAGGTAACAACTGCTTTACTAACCATTAATAAGTAGCAAATAAGAAATTtactgagggaaaagtcatagttaatagtgaataagtgttacCCGAAATGAGTTCTTATCGGACAATATCTTTGCAGCATTCAGAGAACGTCGGGTACTTAAGCGTAtgccaaaaaaatgtagcaaaagCATTGATGTTAAACCAATCAATTAGTTAGTGATTACCTTTATTGCTGCTTTTAAATTTATTCATATGAAATTGAAAATGGGCATGCGAtcaaaaatgcatcattttatgGCTAAAGATCCCCTGTACTGTGTGCTGCAATATTTCctaattaacatttattgaaaaaaaacccctctttGATTTCACTTAACATATACATGTTATCAAGCACTCAATAGacgattacattttttttcacttctaaaacagcttttacaGTAAGGCGTGTGTATATGTAACATACAGGAATTACAACAGCCCCTCTCGAGAATGATATTAATTAGGGGCAGATAATTATGGTAACCACTGAAATAGGTCAGATCCCTTTCCACCCCACCAACCTGCGTGTTTGACTGGAATTCATTATAATACCTTCAAGTCGACAAGGATTATATGGGTTTGAACAAATTTGCCTGTTCGGCATATCGACCTCGTACAATTGTGGCCCTAGTATTCACAAGCGCGTCATTAGCTACGCTATACCGCACTTGAGTGACAGATGGATGCGGGGGAGGGGCTGGGTTATTGACCCAAGCGACGTTGTCCCGCCTCTTCGGTTATAGCTGTTTCTCATTGGTTCACAGCGGCGTCACTTAACATTCGCGTGGCCTGAGTGgttgatgtaaatgtaaattttatggCGTATACTGTCGCACGCAACGGCCACTGGTTAAACAGAAAGCCACAGTGCGGGTGGAAGCCCCGCCCTCCTGCAGCAAGAACGAGCAGGCGGGACTATTCGAAGAAGAACGAAGCTGATTTGCCCAGTCCATCCGTCACGATGATGTTTTGATCGCTCATTGGCTGCGGCGCTGCCCATCGATGCTGCGACTGAAGCACCTACGGTAATAATGTCGCTCAGTGACCTAGTATTAAATAAAGCGACGGTTATGTAGATAGGAGGCAGCGGCGGATTATAGCATCGGCTTGGCCATTTTAAATACTACCGGTACATTCGGAAAGACTTGACAGCGTCGAAAATCTGCTAAAAATTCAAGCATTCATGCCgcagttaattatttttgtataatattccGGATCATGCTGAAATCAGAAGGAAAACGCATAGCAGAAAATCATTTGCCTTGAACAGCGCTGCAGTGCGATCTCTCTGCCTCTCGCTCTTATTGGATTTCATCAGCAGATCGATCTACAATAGCACACCGCATTGGCTTATAACTGGGATATATTCTCTCTCGTCGCGGTTTAGTATATCGGTTTGGTGTAAGGGAAGTTACTGGTTCGCAGAGGACTGAATTACAGTTAAACTGGTGAGTAAGGTGTTGTCGGCATCATGCTGTGTCTGATAATTCAGTAGATCGGGAGGGTTATCGATCTCGGTGCCTGCAGGATCAGTCATTTAGAGGGAATCTGATCGGCGGTGTGTGCGTAAATTTTGCTCAGTCAGCTGTGAACCGAAATTGACGAGAAGATACACAATTGACAGCTTGTAATCgctattatttacatttgcatcGTCATTGGCATAAAACGAACCGACACATTTCTTAgccttagatttttttttttttgcgtgagACCCATCGAGTTAAATATTatcttg is a window from the Puntigrus tetrazona isolate hp1 chromosome 1, ASM1883169v1, whole genome shotgun sequence genome containing:
- the ssrp1b gene encoding FACT complex subunit SSRP1 isoform X3, which produces MCVKGWNWGTAKFNGPLLSFEVNESPAFEIPLASVSQCATGKNEVTVEFHQNDDSEVSLMEVRFYVPPTTGDEGSDPVEAFAQNILSKADVIQATGDAVCIFRELQCLTPRGRYDIRIYPTFLHLHGKTFDYKIPYTTVLRLFLLPHKDQRQMFFVISLDPPIKQGQTRYHFLILLFSKEEDINLTLNMNEDEVERRFEGKLHKNMSGSLYEMVSRVMKALVNRKITVPGNFQGHSGAQCITCSYKASSGLLYPLERGFIYVHKPPVHLRFEEIACVNFARGTTTTRSFDFEIETKQGNQYTFSSIEREEYGKLFDFVNAKKLSIKNRGFKEKKGMKGNDDMYSDSDDDQHDAYLERMKEEGKIREEANDSDDSEGESDESFNPGEEDDEIAEEYDSKASASESSADDGDSDGDRKKKPAKKAKFVKERKPRKKEKKAKDSSAPKRPMSAYMLWLNSSRDRIKSENPGISITEISKKAGEMWKQLSKEKKEEWEAKAEEAKKEYDRVMREYKESGGGSSGSSKKERKKKGGKNEEKRKRKSGGGREKEKERATGNDSFKSREFISSEESSSESDKGKGRKRKGSDDEEEVVSTPPSSEESGSD
- the ssrp1b gene encoding FACT complex subunit SSRP1 isoform X2, whose protein sequence is MSDTLEFNEIYQEVKGSWNDGRLRFSKQTVVYKNSKTGKVDSIPVPELSQAQWRRVCLGHGIKLCTSTGNIYKYDGFKDTDLEKISEYFKANYKVELVEKDMCVKGWNWGTAKFNGPLLSFEVNESPAFEIPLASVSQCATGKNEVTVEFHQNDDSEVSLMEVRFYVPPTTGDEGSDPVEAFAQNILSKADVIQATGDAVCIFRELQCLTPRGRYDIRIYPTFLHLHGKTFDYKIPYTTVLRLFLLPHKDQRQMFFVISLDPPIKQGQTRYHFLILLFSKEEDINLTLNMNEDEVERRFEGKLHKNMSGSLYEMVSRVMKALVNRKITVPGNFQGHSGAQCITCSYKASSGLLYPLERGFIYVHKPPVHLRFEEIACVNFARGTTTTRSFDFEIETKQGNQYTFSSIEREEYGKLFDFVNAKKLSIKNRGFKEGMKGNDDMYSDSDDDQHDAYLERMKEEGKIREEANDSDDSEGESDESFNPGEEDDEIAEEYDSKASASESSADDGDSDGDRKKKPAKKAKFVKERKPRKKEKKAKDSSAPKRPMSAYMLWLNSSRDRIKSENPGISITEISKKAGEMWKQLSKEKKEEWEAKAEEAKKEYDRVMREYKESGGGSSGSSKKERKKKGGKNEEKRKRKSGGGREKEKERATGNDSFKSREFISSEESSSESDKGKGRKRKGSDDEEEVVSTPPSSEESGSD
- the ssrp1b gene encoding FACT complex subunit SSRP1 isoform X1, which gives rise to MSDTLEFNEIYQEVKGSWNDGRLRFSKQTVVYKNSKTGKVDSIPVPELSQAQWRRVCLGHGIKLCTSTGNIYKYDGFKDTDLEKISEYFKANYKVELVEKDMCVKGWNWGTAKFNGPLLSFEVNESPAFEIPLASVSQCATGKNEVTVEFHQNDDSEVSLMEVRFYVPPTTGDEGSDPVEAFAQNILSKADVIQATGDAVCIFRELQCLTPRGRYDIRIYPTFLHLHGKTFDYKIPYTTVLRLFLLPHKDQRQMFFVISLDPPIKQGQTRYHFLILLFSKEEDINLTLNMNEDEVERRFEGKLHKNMSGSLYEMVSRVMKALVNRKITVPGNFQGHSGAQCITCSYKASSGLLYPLERGFIYVHKPPVHLRFEEIACVNFARGTTTTRSFDFEIETKQGNQYTFSSIEREEYGKLFDFVNAKKLSIKNRGFKEKKGMKGNDDMYSDSDDDQHDAYLERMKEEGKIREEANDSDDSEGESDESFNPGEEDDEIAEEYDSKASASESSADDGDSDGDRKKKPAKKAKFVKERKPRKKEKKAKDSSAPKRPMSAYMLWLNSSRDRIKSENPGISITEISKKAGEMWKQLSKEKKEEWEAKAEEAKKEYDRVMREYKESGGGSSGSSKKERKKKGGKNEEKRKRKSGGGREKEKERATGNDSFKSREFISSEESSSESDKGKGRKRKGSDDEEEVVSTPPSSEESGSD
- the pold4 gene encoding DNA polymerase delta subunit 4, with product MTPKRGLITDTFKVVKKARRGGKRNKSPSPPIAEPEPPQLSEREKDLQELRKFDLDWKFGPCTGISRLQRWERAALHGLNPQQEIKDILLKESTDLEYTQSLWRDYPI